The Eriocheir sinensis breed Jianghai 21 chromosome 26, ASM2467909v1, whole genome shotgun sequence genome window below encodes:
- the LOC127003670 gene encoding gastrula zinc finger protein XlCGF52.1-like → MLHTLVKETMSAQQDSQGRVTSTNTPTHSVEEPLECRDCGRRFRKKIHLTTHTLKHTGERPHGCNVCDKSFSTKSALKTHTLTHPVERPHECRVCGKMFSTKGTLKTHSLLHSGDRPHECHFCDKKFCYKSQLNTHILTHTGERPYECKVCRKVFTEQSSLDKHARIHSGEKPHECLDCGKKFAHKSNFRKHTFTHSDKKPHECLYCSKRFNVKGDLKIHILTHTGERPNQCKVCGKRFTQKSSLNTHMYTHSGEKPHECDVCGKKFIRKSQLVVHNYLHTGERPLECLECGKRFVWRCSLNQHVFRHSGLRQFKCDVCGRHFKTKQEIARHMKTHF, encoded by the coding sequence atgttgcacacactggtgaaggaaaccATGAGTGCCCAGCAAGACTCCcagggaagggtgacctcaacaaacacacccacacattcgGTTGAAGAACCCCTTGAGTGCCGTGACTGTGGCAGGAGGTTCAGAAAAAAGATTCACCTTACAACGCACACTCTCAAACACACCGGGGAAAGACCTCATGGATGCAATGTCTGTGACAAGAGTTTCAGTACGAAGAGtgctctcaaaacacacacactcacacaccccgtTGAacgacctcatgaatgccgtgtcTGTGGCAAAATGTTCAGTACGAAAGGTACCCTCAAaacacactccctcctccactcaggtGACAGACCTCATGAATGTCATTTCTGCGACAAAAAATTCTGTTACAAGAGCCAACtcaacacacacattctcacacaCACTGGGGAAAGGCCTTATGAATGTAAAGTCTGTAGAAAAGTGTTCACAGAGCAGAGCAGCCTCGACAAACATGCCCGAATACACTCAGGCGAAAAACCTCACGAATGCCTCGACTGCGGCAAAAAGTTTGCCCACAAGAGTAACTTCCGAAAACACACCTTCACACACTCGGATAAAAAGCCTCACGAATGCCTTTACTGCAGCAAGAGGTTCAACGTTAAGGGTGACTTAAAAATACACATCCTAACACATACCGGAGAAAGACCTAATCAGTGTAAAGTTTGCGGCAAACGATTTACTCAGAAGAGCTCACTAaatacacacatgtacacacactccGGTGAAAAGCCCCATGAATGTGACGTTTGCGGGAAGAAGTTCATCAGGAAGAGCCAGCTGGTTGTACACAATTACTTACACACCGGGGAAAGACCTCTTGAGTGCCTGGAATGTGGTAAACGGTTTGTCTGGAGGTGTAGCTTGAATCAACATGTCTTCAGACACTCCGGCCTGAGGCAGTTTAAATGTGATGTCTGTGGGAGACACTTTAAAACCAAGCAGGAAATTGCCCGGCACATGAAGACCCATTTCTAG